In Deltaproteobacteria bacterium, the following are encoded in one genomic region:
- a CDS encoding FHA domain-containing protein, which produces MPKLILTEIGKKEEKVFALTDKVKIGRLPESDISLQHASVSRDHAEIFLEDHQYYLSDLGSGNGTLLNGLVVKPNEKMLLKNNDRLNIGNFTLRFIRTDEFFEQSMKEEEEVTDADILEIKLLKKVLDAVDQETVPSLEVLNGCAEGKRFFLSDDTEEMIIGRDPASDFPVNEDVISRSHAKIVKRWGGIALVDLESKNGSYVNNKRITEEYLHDGDRLALGTIVFLFRNPQEINIKEISEEILKKRPPLSPKFQTKPAPQKTEDEAAEEEGEATEQSSQETEDILEQIPTWQPAAGNAYPLPAQVSKHLTPMEIGMIGLGIVVLSFAIITLANLILE; this is translated from the coding sequence ATGCCGAAATTAATTTTAACAGAGATCGGAAAAAAAGAAGAAAAGGTCTTTGCACTGACCGATAAAGTAAAAATCGGCAGATTGCCGGAAAGCGATATCTCTCTGCAACATGCCAGCGTCTCCAGAGATCACGCCGAAATTTTTCTGGAAGACCATCAATATTATCTCTCGGACTTGGGAAGCGGAAACGGCACTCTTCTGAATGGTCTTGTCGTCAAACCAAACGAAAAAATGCTTCTCAAAAATAACGATCGGCTAAACATTGGAAACTTTACTCTGCGTTTTATCCGGACTGATGAATTTTTCGAGCAATCGATGAAAGAAGAGGAAGAGGTGACCGATGCTGACATCCTCGAAATCAAACTGCTGAAAAAAGTACTCGACGCGGTCGATCAGGAAACCGTTCCGAGTCTGGAAGTGTTGAATGGTTGTGCCGAGGGAAAACGCTTTTTTCTCTCCGATGATACCGAAGAGATGATTATTGGAAGAGATCCGGCATCTGATTTTCCCGTTAACGAAGATGTCATCTCCCGCTCTCACGCCAAGATTGTCAAGCGTTGGGGGGGCATTGCGCTTGTTGATCTGGAAAGCAAAAACGGATCGTATGTAAATAATAAACGGATTACCGAAGAATATTTGCACGATGGAGACCGACTCGCGCTGGGAACCATTGTTTTTCTTTTTCGAAATCCCCAAGAGATCAATATCAAGGAAATCAGCGAAGAGATTCTTAAAAAACGCCCGCCGCTCTCTCCCAAATTTCAGACAAAACCTGCTCCACAAAAAACAGAAGATGAGGCGGCGGAAGAAGAAGGAGAAGCAACCGAACAATCTTCGCAAGAAACAGAAGATATTTTGGAGCAGATTCCCACATGGCAACCCGCCGCAGGCAACGCCTACCCTCTTCCGGCGCAGGTCTCCAAACATCTCACACCCATGGAAATCGGCATGATCGGTCTAGGTATCGTAGTCCTAAGTTTCGCCATCATCACATTGGCAAATCTTATTTTGGAATAA